The following proteins come from a genomic window of Neofelis nebulosa isolate mNeoNeb1 chromosome 5, mNeoNeb1.pri, whole genome shotgun sequence:
- the AHSG gene encoding alpha-2-HS-glycoprotein — MKSLALLLCLAQLWGCHAAPHIPGLVYRELDCDDPETEQAALVAVDYINNHVLQGYKHTLNQIDKVKVWPRRPMGEVFELELDMLETTCYIRDPTPVENCTVRQLMEHAVEGDCDFQVLKQDGQFTVLFAKCDSSPDSAEDVLKVCPQCPLLAPLNDTKVVHAVEVALTAFNTQSNGSYFQLVEVSRAQLVPLPPSTYVEFAVAATDCVAAEVTDPAKCNLLAEKQYGFCKATLTEKVGGEDVAVTCTVFQTQPVLPQPQPDGTEASPVADSAVPAPPPADPPAAALVVGPVVVAAPQAPLPGHRTHYDLRHSFMGVASVESASGEAFHVGKVPNVAQPSVPVAAGPVVRPCPGRIRHFKI, encoded by the exons ATGAAGTCCCTCGCCCTGCTCCTTTGCCTTGCTCAGCTCTGGGGCTGCCATGCTGCCCCGCATATACCAGGTCTGGTTTATAGGGAACTGGACTGTGATGACCCAGAAACAGAGCAAGCAGCCCTGGTGGCCGTGGACTACATAAATAACCACGTTCTTCAGGGCTACAAGCACACCTTGAACCAGATTGACAAAGTGAAGGTGTGGCCTCGG CGGCCAATGGGGGAGGTGTTTGAGCTCGAATTAGACATGCTGGAAACCACGTGCTACATACGGGACCCCACCCCCGTGGAAAACTGCACCGTGAGACAACTGATGGAGCAT GCTGTGGAAGGGGACTGTGATTTCCAGGTGCTGAAACAGGATGGCCAGTTTACCGTGTTGTTTGCAAAATGTGATTCCAGTCCAG ACTCTGCGGAGGACGTGCTCAAGGTGTGCCCACAGTGCCCCCTGCTGGCCCCGCTGAACGACACCAAGGTAGTGCACGCAGTAGAGGTTGCCCTGACCGCGTTCAACACTCAGAGCAATGGCTCCTATTTTCAGCTTGTGGAAGTCTCCCGGGCTCAACTTGTG CCTCTTCCGCCTTCCACGTACGTGGAGTTTGCGGTGGCTGCCACTGACTGTGTTGCTGCAGAGGTCACGGATCCAGCTAAGTGCAACCTGCTGGCAGAAAAG CAATATGGCTTCTGTAAGGCAACACTCACTgagaaggtgggtggggaagaTGTTGCAGTGACCTGCACCGTGTTCCAGACACAG CCTGTGCTCCCGCAACCCCAACCAGATGGCACTGAAGCGTCCCCTGTGGCAGACTCAGCTGTACCTGCACCTCCTCCGGCTGACCCCCCTGCAGCTGCCCTGGTGGTGGGACCTGTGGTGGTGgcagccccccaggcacccctgccggGACACCGGACCCACTACGACTTGCGCCATTCCTTCATGGGTGTGGCCTCAGTGGAGTCAGCCTCAGGAGAAGCATTCCACGTGGGCAAAGTACCCAACGTGGCGCAGCCTAGCGTTCCTGTCGCTGCTGGTCCAGTGGTCCGTCCTTGCCCAGGGAGAATCAGACACTTCAAGATCTAG